In Planococcus sp. MB-3u-03, the DNA window TAACGATTCTCCAGTCAGCACGGACTATTTCCCAGGACATACGTTCAGGAAGTTTCACGTCTCCTTTCTTTTGTTCAAGCTTCGGCATAAAACTAAGTATGATTGCAGAAACGAGGAGAGCAACTGCGTTCAAATAAATGGCCGTCACCGGCGTTCCCATCATGAACAAGACACCAGCGACTGCCGGACCGATAAGAAAGGCGCCTGAGTCGATCAGGCTGCGGAATGCATTAAAGCGCTGGCGGTTTTTCTCGGGGATCAGTTTGGTGATATACGTCATCGACGCCGGTTCAAACATCGAACCTGCCATATTGATGAGCAGCACGAATACGTAAATGAGCCATAAAGTTGAAGCGAACGGCAGGCAAGCGATGAGCACTGCCCGCAACAGATCAAGCGTGATCATCAAATTGCGCTGGTCGACCCGGTCGATGACGTTGCCTGACCAAAAGTTCGTCAATAGTGTCGCAGCGGGCTTGACGATATAAAGCCCCGCGACTGCAAGCGCCGATCCGGTCATGTCGAGCACGATCAAGTTCAAGGCGATCAAATACACCCATGCCCCGAAGTTCGCGATGCCGATGCCTGTCAGTAATACAGCTGGCTCCCGCCATTCTTTGTCTTTCCATATCCCTTTCATCTCCGCCACCACTTTCCGTTAATTTTTGGGCAAATAAAAAAATCCCGCCCCCAAGACAATTGTCTTGGGGACGAGATTCCGGTCGTGGTGCCACCCCTGTTCGCCCATATGTCGCCATATGGGTCTCATTCGGTACATTGGATCTATACCTGAGCTCTGTAACGGGAGCTCCCGCCGCATCATCCCCGCCTGGTTCCGATGCGGTGCTCAGAGGCTTGTTTCGCTGGCATCCTTTTGCCCCGTTCCACCACCCTGGAGCTCTCTAGGAAAAGGATTTGCCAGCTACTGTTCTCTTCGTCGCACTGAATTTTGATTTTTACTAGATTACCATGTGGAGATGGACTTGGTACATAATAAGTTTCTGTCCATTTCACCAACATTCACTCAACCGTTACTCGGGATGCAAGAAAATAAGGAATATTAGGCGTGGTATCAAACGGGGTCACTTTGACGCGATCGCCTTCTTCCAGCTCCTCGAACGAGCTGACGGCTCCGCTGAATTCGGTATGGTCGGTCAGGAAGATTTCCTCTGTGGCGTCTTGCCGCGCATCATCTGTATGGACTTCCAGAATAAAGCTTGCTTCCGTCTTTTCAGCCACTGTTCCTTCCAACCTTCCGCAACCTGTTAAAAATACTAATGAAATGATCAGTAAACTAATTAGCTTCTTTATTGTTCTCACTCCCATCCCCGCAACATTTTATGTATTGCTCACTTTTTAAAGCCATCTATCGTTTTCTTAATTGCTTTAATCACGAAATAAACGACCGCAATGGTTAGAAGCAGCATTACGAGCATTGCTCCTGGTGCCATGATTTCGCCCCCTTTGTTCGACTGCAATTTATATGGATTTTATGGAAAATATTGATAAATAAATCGTCATATATAATCAAGGCAGAATATAGTTAATCATGAGCAATTTCACCTAAAAGAAATAACTGAATTATGGAACATTTTGGAACCAATGCAGTATAGTTAAATGAAACCGTTTTGAAGCATTGTGTTAAAAGATAGAGAGTGAACCGTTTCATGCGCCTTTTTTTGGGAAAATCATTAAGTAACACGCATTTACACTGGACTTGGCAAAAAATTTAGAGTTAAGGAGGAATCAATATGTCTAAAAACAACAAACCAGAAGACCAACGCGACCGCCTGCAATTGAAAGACCAAAAAGAACATGCAGGCAGCAATGTCAACGACTCGACCAACCGCGCACAAAGCGGCATGCCCGATACGAGAGGGATGGGCTTGAAGGAAATCGGCGGGGTCATTTTGCTGTTGGTGATCTTGGTGATTGCTTATGGTTTGTATCAAATGTTTTTCGGTTGAGACGGCCGTTTAGCGGAAGGGATTGGGGAAGTTGAATAAGAAGATTTTGATTGTGGTGTTAAGCTTGATGGTGTTTGTGGCTTTAGTCGGCGGGACGCTTATGTTTTTGAAGAGCAAGCCTCCACTTGAGACGACTACAGTGGCCTCGGACCAAAACCAGCATTTTGTCATTGTCGGATTTGGTAATAAGGGATGGGGAGATATCCAATTGACGGAAGTGGCAGTCAATAATTTTGAAGAGCCGATGAAAAGCAAAATACAGATGAGCAATCCAATGCAAGGTTTCATCATGACAGATGATTTTGAATCTGAAGAGTCACAGCCTTACCGCTTCACCGAGATCGATGAGGCCACAATCAAAACAGGCACGTCTCCTACCGCCACTTTAGAAAAACAGAACAACGGCACCGCTTCTGAAGATGATGAGACTTACGGGCTTACGGTCATGCACGACGAAGTCATTCAGACCGTCCACATCAAATACAGCTATTTTGGCATTACCTTGTTTGAAGAAGTAGAGATATCTATTTGATTTGCATCTCGAAAAAAAGACGCGGCTTATTTAAAAAGCTGCGTCGTTTTTTCTTGCCATATATATTTTCTAATCTTCTCTTTGCTCAATCCGCCAAGCAATGTACCGCACAATTTCACCGACAAAAAAGGCACCGAGCACCCAGGGAACTAAGCTGTATCCTGCTCCGTCGGCATAAACTCCCGCTATCACCAACGCAATAATGGCACCGATGAGGAATGATAAATGGTAGGCCTTATTTTCTTTTAAGTATTCTCTCATCAGCTTTACTCCTTATAGGTGAAGGATTATTTCAAAATGGGCAAGCTCCCCTTATTTACCCAATCCACTATAAAACGCTTCTGATGCGAATTGATTTTCGGTAGTTCATCCGGTTTAAAAAAGCGATGCTCGTGGCTTTCTTCCCCTTCTTGAATCAGCTCTCCTGAAAACTCTTGAGTATGGAAAATAATTTGCGCGCTATAGACCTGGTCGCCGTTTTGGTATTCAGCATAGCCTTCTTCCCCTGAATAAAGACCGAATAGCTGCAAGTTCTCTGCTTGCAGGCCGGTTTCTTCATACGTTTCCCGGATGGCCGTCTCAAGAAATGTTTCGCCAGGCTCCATGACCCCGCCGGGAATGCCCCAAACGTCTCGATCTTTTCTATGCTGAAGCAAAATCCGGCCATCTTGTTCAATGATGATTCCACAGCCGACCGTCATCAATAGATTCGAACCGATCAGCTGGCGCATGTCTTTTATATAATTCATAGAAACCTCCTCACTACATATCTCGCAAAACCTTAAACCCTCTTCTAGATTGCTATTCCTTTTGGTCTTTTTAATATAGCAAAAAAACCCAACAATAAATCAAACAAAGAGAAGAATTTTCAGATTCTTCTCTTCGATCTCTTGCTATCCATTTTTCATTCATTCGTTAAGTTCAACATTATGGTATGAGTGACCCTTTCGGCAGCAGCATACGATCCAAAGTCTTCGCCGTCACAGGCATAATCGCATTCAAGATAAGCCCGCCGAAACATACGGTCAGCACTGTCCCAATACCGATTGGTCCCCCAAAAACAATTGCCAAGACCAGGAACATCAAATAAATGGCGGTTCTGGAGAAAAACAAATTGGTTCTCGCGAGTTCTTTTACGAGAAGCGTCAGGCGGTCCACTGGAATCGGCGCGAAATTCGTGTGGAGATAGATTGCTGTGCCCACCCCTACTGCGAAGAGACCCGCTGTAAAGTAGAGAATCTGGCTGGTGACACCAACAGGCGTAATCGCTGTGCTCAATGTATGAAGCCAGAAATCAATGCCAATTCCGACAATGACGGCGGTCATGATGCCAAGGAGTTCCGGTTTTTGCCGGCCGAGCATGGCGTTGCCGACGATCATGATGGCGGCGATGATGATTTCCCAACTCCCGACCGTCAACCCGATGTTAAAGCTGAGGCCGACCAATAAAGCGTCGAATGGTGACGTGCCGAGGTCTGACAAAATGGTCAGCGCTATTCCGAGTGACAATAACAGTAAGCCTGCGACGTAAAAGAAATATTTCATTTTTTTCGCTCCTCCTTCTTGCATTGGCCGAATGGTTCTTGTACACTCAATATAATTCATTATTGTTGCAAATGCAACATAATAAAGGAGTTATTCTATGGCAGAAATTCTGCGTGAAATCGGCATGATTGCCCGTGCCCTTGATTCCATCAGCAATATCGAATTCAAAGAGCTGGAGCTGACGAAAGGGCAATACCTCTACCTCGTCCGCATCTGTGAAAATCCCGGCATCATCCAGGAGCAATTGCTCGACCTCATCAAAGTCGACCGCTCCACTGCGACACGGGCGATCCAGAAACTGGAGAGCAACGGATTTATTGAAAAACAGAGTGACCCGGACAATAAGAAAATCAAAAAGATCTACCCGACCGAAAAAGCTCGCCAGGCCTACCCCTTCATCATCCGGGAAAATGAGCATTCCAATGCGGTGGCACTCGAGGGCTTTACCGAACAGGAAGCGTTGGAGGCCGAGCGCTATTTGCGCCGCATCCGCCAGAACATCGAAGTCGATTTCGAATCGGTTAAAAAAGGCCATAAGCGTGATTACTAATCATTAAAGGAGCGAATCTTCATGGCAAGCCTACGTAAATGCACAACAAACGATCTTCAAGAACTGCAAGACATCAGTATTCTCACTTATAAAGAAACCTTCGACGAACACAATAGCGAAGAAAACATGAACGCCTATCTTGAAGCGGCCTATAACAAGCCGAAGCTCGAGAGAGAACTCGCCACCCCCTCTTCCCATTTCTATTTCGCGATGGTCGATAATGAAGTGGCCGGCTACTTAAAAATCAATACAGACGAAGCGCAAACCGAGCCGATGGGCAGCGAAGCGCTCGAAGTCGAACGCATCTACATCAAGAAGAAATTCCAGAAAAACGGCGCGGGGAAAGTGTTAATGAACCAGGCGTTCGAGATGGCGGAACGACTCGGCAAGAACAAAATCTGGCTCGGCGTCTGGGAGCATAACAATAACGCCCGCGCCTTCTACGAGAAAAAAGGCTTTGTCGAAACCGGCAGCCATTCGTTTTTCATGGGCGACGACGAGCAGACGGATTTGATTTTGACGAAGACACTATAAAGAGGCGAACCATTGACGTTTATAGAGGAAGTTACGTAAAACTGCTTCGCTTGCCGCGGGCGAGCGCTGAGCTGCTTCCCTCGCTGCGCTCAGTGCAGGGTCTCATCTGCCTCGCTTTCCCGCAGGCGTCTTCGCAGTTTCACTCCACATCTTATATTCATTTAAGTAGAAGTGTTCTATTCTTATCTTTTCCACACAAATGATAATATTATTTAGATAAGGCGGTGCGTCATGTATATCCCAAAATACTATAAAGTGAATGATCCGGAAGAGATTCGTGAGTTTATCCAGGCCAATGCGTTCGGCACCTTGATCACGACGCGAAAAGACCGGCCGATTGCGACTCATCTCCCCTTGCAGTTCAAAAAGGAAGGCGAGGATTATTACCTGACCGGCCATTTCGCTTATGGCAATCCGCAATGGCGCACGATTGAAGAGGCCAATGAGGTTCTCGTGACGTTCCAAGGTCCTCATGCTTATGTTTCATCTTCCTGGTACGAGCAGAAAAATGTGCCGACCTGGAACTATCAATCGGCGCATGTGTATGGGACGGGACGGTTGTTGTCGGAAGACGAACTGCGTGAGGATTTGGTGACGTTATTGGAAACATACGAACAGCATCGTGACGAGCCAGTGCTGTGGGATACCTTGCCAAAAGAAATGCTGGAGCAGGAAATCAAAGGCATTGTCGGTTTCAAGCTGAAGATCACCGAAATCCAGGCAGCTTACAAATTGAGCCAAAACCGCACGGCGAAAGATTACCAGAACGTCATTGACGGGCTGCGGCAAGAAGACCATCCGGCTGCGCACGAAGTGGCGGACGTCATGGACAAAAGACGCCCCTAGCCGCCTGACCCTTATCGCTTGAAGTTCAGTTCCGTTTCTTATATAACTAAGGTAATTGAATGACAAAAAAAGTTTTCTAGGGTTCCGCAGCACAGCTGGCCTGGTCCGAGAGAAAACACACAGCTCATGCTGTGACACGGAGGGACAAAAGCCTGGGAGAAACTGTTTTTACAGTTCTCCTGGGCTTTTTATTTTGTAAGCCGATGCTTTTGCGAGTGTTGTGAAGCACGGAATAACGGGACAAACTAAAAAAGAACCCCTGCATACAGGAAGTTCTCGTTAATGGTCCGAGCTTCAGAAAATCCAGCGCCCTGAGGCACGGTTCATGATGGTTTCTCTAACTCGTTCATTCTTTTTTCAAGTTCTTTGACACGATTGTTGCTCGTAAGCGCAGTGGTAAAGGCAATAATCGCGAAAGTGAAACCAGACAGGCCGAAAATAAAGCCCATGAGTCCAAAGACTTCCATGCAATCCCTCCTCTGTTGACCTTAAGCAAGGCTTTTTTTCGCTTATTCCTGGACTGATTGTATCGGAATTGTAAAGTGACAAGCTTTATTCCACGGAATTGGAGACATTCATTGTACCATTTCCAGTGTCTGGAAGATATCGGTTCGTTACCGAAACGACAGCACTTTTAAAAATCCAGCAACAGCAAATATGTTGAAAACTACCTCGAATAACATACTTGGATTCGTGTTACCTTCGTTTTATGAATTTTATTAACCTGGATGAAAAGCGGAAGGTGGCGACTCCTGCGGGAATAGCATGAGTCTTGAGACCCACAGGGAGCGAAGCGACCGAGGAGGCTCAAGCCATGCCCGCGGAAAGCGTCCACCTGCAGCGAATTCATTAGTTGATCTACTTATTAGTTTTTTACTTTATTTATTATTAGGAGGAATTCCAATGAATCTTCAATGGGGAAAAGTATTGATCGCGGCATTGTTTGAAGTGGCGTGGGTTGTGGGATTAAAACATGCGGATTCGCTCGGCGATTGGCTAATTACCGTCGTTGCGATCGGTGTCAGCTTCACTTTGCTGATCGATGCCGGAAACAAATTGCCGGTCGGTACGGTGTATGCAGTGTTCGTCGGGCTTGGGACGGCCGGAACGGTCTTGTCCGAAATCGTTTTCTTCAACGAACCTGTCAGTGCCGCGAAACTGGTATTGGTCGGGATTTTACTGCTCGGCGTCATCGGCTTGAAACTCGTGACACCGGATTCAGCACCTGAAAGGAGTGAAGCATGATGGCTTGGATTTCGTTGATATTTGCAGGGATATTTGAAATGGTCGGCGTCGCCATGATCAATAAATGGCATCACGACCGCAAATGGCAGTCACTCGCGATGCTCATCGGCGGCTTTGTCGCGAGCTTCTTATTTTTGTCCGTTGCGATGGAATCACTGCCGATGGGAACGGCGTACGCGATCTGGACCGGCATCGGGGCATCGGGCGGCGCAATCATCGGCATGCTGTTCTATAACGAATCAAAAGACTGGCGGCGCATCCTGTTTATCGCGATGGTGCTCGGGTCTGCCGTCGGGTTGAAGCTTGTTTCTTAATTAAAGAATGGCGAAATCTTCCCGCTTCCCCTACTATGAGAATTAGAGATCGTTGGCAGAAACATCATTTTTTGCCAATACACCAAGACTTGCATCATCTATTCAAAGGGAGTGGGATGGAATGGATTTCAAGTATGTAACGGTCGCAGGAAGCGGTGTGCTGGGCAGCCAAATCGCTTTTCAGTCTGCGTATCATGGATTCGAGGTCGCGGTATACGATATCACCGACGAAGCCTTGACTCGCGCGAAAGAACGATTCGAAGTGCTCAAAGGGCATTTCAAGAAAGACTTAAAAGCGACAGATGAAGAATTGGACGCAGCTTATCATCGCCTGTCTTTCCACACGGATTTAGGGGAAGCCGTGAAAAACGCTGATTTGCTGATTGAAGCGGTGCCTGAAGTGCTCGATATCAAAAAGGAATTTTACACGGACTTGGCAAAAGTCGCACCGGAACAGACCGTCTTTGCGACCAATACCTCGACGATGCTGCCGAGCACCTTTGCGGAATATACAGGACGGCCTGAGAAGTTTTTGGCGCTTCATTTCGCTAACGATATCTGGCGCAGCAATACCGCAGAAATCATGGGCCATGGCGGAACCGACGAGTCGGTCTTTAACGATGTTGTCGAATTCGCTAAAGCGATTGGCATGGTCGCGCTGCCGCTACAGAAAGAACAGCCTGGTTATATTTTGAATACTTTGCTTGTGCCGTTTTTGAACTCTGCGCAGTATTTGGTCGTCAATGGCATCGCCGATCCGCATACCGTCGACAAGACCTGGATGATCGCAACCGGCGCGCCGAGAGGACCTTTCGCAATTTTGGATGTCATCGGCATCAACACGCCGTATCACCTGTCGGTCGCCAAAGCGAACGCCGGCGACGGAGAAGCCGCCAAAGTCGCAGAATATCTGAAGACGGAATTCCTCGACAAAGGCCGCATGGGCATCCAGAACGGTAAGGGATTCTACGATTACCCGAACCCGCGCTATATGGATAAGGATTTTTTGAAAGAATGAGATAAGAAAACCCACATCGCCGTGTGTGAATGAACACATGGTGATGTGGGTCTTTTAGATTCCCTCTTTGTTATCTCCAACAGAATCAGGTGGGACAAGTTCCTCTCTTACTTTGCCTCATCAAATTTTCTTCATGAAGCATTGTGTAACAGTTCGAAAGTGTGAAAGCGATGCTGATTCCCATGGTAATCAGAAACTATTGACCACCATGTTGATGCTCTGTATATAGCACAATTCCTTCATTTTCAAGAATGTCATGAAATTCTTCGATTTCCGTTTGGGTTAAGTTTAGTTTGGTCAATTCTTCTCGTACCGCGTCTTTCCCGGTAAACATAGACTTAAATTTGTCTGTAACAGTTTCTGTTTCATGCGTCTGCACTTCTTCTTGGGTTTCAATGGCATTTAGAATATCCGCATTTTCCGCTAAAACATGAATATTATTTTTTGTATGCCCGTGAGATTTCATTGCTTCTACCTTTGCCTCAAGTTCCTGTTCAGTATAAGCCACTTCAAACGTACGGTTTGTCGGTTTCATACTAATCAGCCTCCAAGGTATTGTCTTACTAGTGTTTACCCGTCTAGCTGAAAAGTTAAAACATGAACCACGTTTAAAGTGCTTGTTGTAAAATCATAGAAGATCGTTAAAAGAGCCTGCGTTGTAAGTTGGTTGCTTCTCTGGCAATGAAGTATTTAGCCTTGGGTCAATAAACCAGCCTTCCCACAATAGTTTATTTCATCAACTCCAAAACCTCATCTTTCGTGGGTAGCGCAGAAATAGCCCCTTTTCCAGTCGTGACCAGTGCCCCGCTGGCATTCGAGAAAGCCAGCAGTTCTTGATGATGCTCTTTTAGTATGGCTTCCAGATTGCCTTGTCCTGCATCCAACTTCAGCAATTGGTACAAGAAAGCGCCTGTGAACGCGTCTCCTGCCCCAGTTGTATCTTCGACTATCACCGAATATCCCGGAGATGAATATTTTTCATTCTGTACGTACAAATCTGCACCTTTCGCGCCTTTCGTTAACACCACTGCCAATACGTCTCCAGTGAACAAAGAGGCTATGGCTACGGACTCGTCCGCTATGCCGGTGATGAATTCCAGTTCGTCGTCGGAAACTTTGACGATATGCGCCTTCGGAATGAATTCTTGGATGGTCTCGCGGCATTGCTTTGGATTGTCCCAAAGCGGCAAACGCACATTGGGGTCAAAACTGATGATGGCGCCGTGCCTCTTGGCTGCCCCGATCGCTTTTACGTGGGCTTTTTTCATCGGGCTGTCGACTAAATCGACCGAACCGAAATGCAGCACATCGCCTTGCCCAAACCAGCCGTCCTTCACTTCTGAAGCTTGAAGAAGCAAATCGGCGGAAGGATTCCGGTAAAACGAAAAGTCCCGTTCCCCGTCTGCGCGCAATGAGACGAAAGCAAGCCCGGTGTTTGCCTCTTTAGTCCGTGGAATCTTATCGATTTTCACTCCCACCTCGGCAAGCCGTTCCAACAGAAAATCACCAAAGGCATCTTGTCCGACTTTGGTGATCAATGAAGCTGTGCCGCCAAACTTTGCAACCGCCGCTGCCACATTAGCAGGCGCACCGCCAGGCACTCGTGTAAAAGAATCCACATCTTTTAAGCCGATGCCTTTTTGATGGGGAATAAAATCGATCAGTATTTCGCCAATCGAGAACAAGTTTCCCATTCGGCACCTCTCCCTCTTTGGACTTTCATTCATCAATAGTCCCACTTCACCGCTTTGAACGCAGCTCGGCCGCCTGTCGCAAAAAACCGGATTTCCTGGCTTCTAATATCCGGGAAGATCCTTGCGCTAAACACTTCTTCCCCGTCGTTCACAAAAATCTCCACGGATGACGAATCGACAAACAACTGAAACTTGTACACGTCTCCGGCGATCTTGCATTTGCGTTCGGTTCCATGCTTGCTGCCAATCACTTTGCCGGATAACGCGCGGTCCATGATTACTTTCCCCTGGACGGCATCAAATTTGATCACCGTTTTTTCTTCATTGCCCGCACGGAATTCGATGCCATATTCCAAGGCGTCCCCTCGTTCAAATTCACAGATAAGCTCGTACGTGACCCCTGTGAATCCTTCAACCACTTTCGTTTCATCCGAAAGTTCACCTTGTGCCTGGGTTTTAGTTTTGCGGAGTGATTGAAGTTCCGGCATCGGCGTCTGGATGATTTTCCCGTCCCGAAGCGATAATTCCCGAAGGATGGTCAAGCAGTTGGCCCATCCACTTATATCGGTAGGATACTCAATTTCAGGCAATCCCATCCAGGCCACCATTAGCCGCCTGCCGCTCGGATCCTTCATCGTGTGCGGGGCATAAAAATCAAACCCGCGGTCCAGTTCGATAAAACCTCCGTGAGTCAATTTTCGTCGTTCCAAATCGATTTTCTCACCCAGCACATAACCAGCCTGGTAAATGTTTTGATATAGATCTCCCTCCGGCTCGAGTCCTTGCGGAGAGAAGATTAGGATCCCTTTATCTCCCATTTCGAAATAATCCGGGCACTCCCACATAAACCCGAAGTTATCCAAGTTGGTGGCCAGCTCTCCTTCAAACTTCCATTCCAGCAAATCATTCGAACTCAGTAAACAGACAGCCCCTGTTTCATCGGTTCGTTGCGCGCCGATGACCGCATAATAACGGTCTTCCACTTTCCATAACTTCGGATCGCGGAAATGCTCGGTATATCCATCCGGCACTTTATCAAGAACGGATTTTTCGATTTGATGATATTTCCTTCATCATCCATGAGCGCGATGCACAGGTAAGGATGTCTCACGAGATTCTCATCCCGCGTATTGCCGGTGTATAGCAAATACAATTTCCCGTCATGCTCAACAGCACTTCCCGAATACGCCCCATGGCTGTCAAAATACTCGTCCGGCTTTGATCGCTATTCCGACATTCTGCCAATTTACAAGGTCTGTCGATTTGGTGTGGTACCAATACTTCAATCCATGGAAAGGACCAAGCGGATGCCATTGATAATACAAATGATATTCCCCATTGTAAAAACAAAAGCCGTTCGGATCATTGAGAAGCCCAGAAACCGGTTGGATATGGAAGGTTTGCCGCCACGTACAGCTATTGACTCTTGAAATCAAATTGTCGATATCTTCTTGGCTGATCTGTTCGAGCCGAATATAACTCTTCCCCGCGGTAACTCCATCTTTGTCATTTCTCTCATTCTCCTTTTAATAAAAGCAGAATTTTATATTGACGGATGACTTAAAAATTCCCTTGATCTCCTTTCCCAGTAATCAAAATCTCTGGATGGCATCGGCTATACACCACCTGAAACGAAAGCGTTTATTTAAAAGGATTATAATATTTTAGGGTATTTTATCAATGAGACACACCTAAAAGTCTGATATTTCTGTAAATTTGTGATAGGTATGTGTCTGGGATTTTGTCGGGTGGCTGGACTATGGGATGATTTGATTTTACTTAGGGATGGTACAAATCTTCCATATCTACATCTTCCAACTCAAGTAAGTAGACAGTTTCAATGACAAGGCATGTATTAATATCATCCCTAAAAATAAGATTG includes these proteins:
- a CDS encoding general stress protein, yielding MKPTNRTFEVAYTEQELEAKVEAMKSHGHTKNNIHVLAENADILNAIETQEEVQTHETETVTDKFKSMFTGKDAVREELTKLNLTQTEIEEFHDILENEGIVLYTEHQHGGQ
- a CDS encoding FMN-binding negative transcriptional regulator, with the protein product MYIPKYYKVNDPEEIREFIQANAFGTLITTRKDRPIATHLPLQFKKEGEDYYLTGHFAYGNPQWRTIEEANEVLVTFQGPHAYVSSSWYEQKNVPTWNYQSAHVYGTGRLLSEDELREDLVTLLETYEQHRDEPVLWDTLPKEMLEQEIKGIVGFKLKITEIQAAYKLSQNRTAKDYQNVIDGLRQEDHPAAHEVADVMDKRRP
- a CDS encoding DMT family transporter; the encoded protein is MAWISLIFAGIFEMVGVAMINKWHHDRKWQSLAMLIGGFVASFLFLSVAMESLPMGTAYAIWTGIGASGGAIIGMLFYNESKDWRRILFIAMVLGSAVGLKLVS
- a CDS encoding 3-hydroxyacyl-CoA dehydrogenase; the encoded protein is MDFKYVTVAGSGVLGSQIAFQSAYHGFEVAVYDITDEALTRAKERFEVLKGHFKKDLKATDEELDAAYHRLSFHTDLGEAVKNADLLIEAVPEVLDIKKEFYTDLAKVAPEQTVFATNTSTMLPSTFAEYTGRPEKFLALHFANDIWRSNTAEIMGHGGTDESVFNDVVEFAKAIGMVALPLQKEQPGYILNTLLVPFLNSAQYLVVNGIADPHTVDKTWMIATGAPRGPFAILDVIGINTPYHLSVAKANAGDGEAAKVAEYLKTEFLDKGRMGIQNGKGFYDYPNPRYMDKDFLKE
- a CDS encoding MarR family winged helix-turn-helix transcriptional regulator, with translation MAEILREIGMIARALDSISNIEFKELELTKGQYLYLVRICENPGIIQEQLLDLIKVDRSTATRAIQKLESNGFIEKQSDPDNKKIKKIYPTEKARQAYPFIIRENEHSNAVALEGFTEQEALEAERYLRRIRQNIEVDFESVKKGHKRDY
- a CDS encoding DMT family transporter, which codes for MNLQWGKVLIAALFEVAWVVGLKHADSLGDWLITVVAIGVSFTLLIDAGNKLPVGTVYAVFVGLGTAGTVLSEIVFFNEPVSAAKLVLVGILLLGVIGLKLVTPDSAPERSEA
- a CDS encoding MFS transporter; its protein translation is MKGIWKDKEWREPAVLLTGIGIANFGAWVYLIALNLIVLDMTGSALAVAGLYIVKPAATLLTNFWSGNVIDRVDQRNLMITLDLLRAVLIACLPFASTLWLIYVFVLLINMAGSMFEPASMTYITKLIPEKNRQRFNAFRSLIDSGAFLIGPAVAGVLFMMGTPVTAIYLNAVALLVSAIILSFMPKLEQKKGDVKLPERMSWEIVRADWRIVIAFSKRYVLVMTVFFLFSCMMVMATAIDSQEATFSKRVLGLTDGEYGFLVSIAGSGIIVGAIVNTVFTKKLTVAALIGGGSVMVSIGYLVYAFSSSFAGAATGFFILAFSLAFANTGFHTFTQNHIPVDVMGRTVSVYSLLEALLIIITTAIIGVASELISVQPVVVASTAVMFGISLLLLAVSFKQSKESDAAEFALEGERPSI
- a CDS encoding GNAT family N-acetyltransferase, translated to MASLRKCTTNDLQELQDISILTYKETFDEHNSEENMNAYLEAAYNKPKLERELATPSSHFYFAMVDNEVAGYLKINTDEAQTEPMGSEALEVERIYIKKKFQKNGAGKVLMNQAFEMAERLGKNKIWLGVWEHNNNARAFYEKKGFVETGSHSFFMGDDEQTDLILTKTL
- a CDS encoding YczE/YyaS/YitT family protein; the protein is MKYFFYVAGLLLLSLGIALTILSDLGTSPFDALLVGLSFNIGLTVGSWEIIIAAIMIVGNAMLGRQKPELLGIMTAVIVGIGIDFWLHTLSTAITPVGVTSQILYFTAGLFAVGVGTAIYLHTNFAPIPVDRLTLLVKELARTNLFFSRTAIYLMFLVLAIVFGGPIGIGTVLTVCFGGLILNAIMPVTAKTLDRMLLPKGSLIP
- a CDS encoding NUDIX hydrolase, which produces MNYIKDMRQLIGSNLLMTVGCGIIIEQDGRILLQHRKDRDVWGIPGGVMEPGETFLETAIRETYEETGLQAENLQLFGLYSGEEGYAEYQNGDQVYSAQIIFHTQEFSGELIQEGEESHEHRFFKPDELPKINSHQKRFIVDWVNKGSLPILK
- a CDS encoding carbohydrate kinase family protein, which produces MGNLFSIGEILIDFIPHQKGIGLKDVDSFTRVPGGAPANVAAAVAKFGGTASLITKVGQDAFGDFLLERLAEVGVKIDKIPRTKEANTGLAFVSLRADGERDFSFYRNPSADLLLQASEVKDGWFGQGDVLHFGSVDLVDSPMKKAHVKAIGAAKRHGAIISFDPNVRLPLWDNPKQCRETIQEFIPKAHIVKVSDDELEFITGIADESVAIASLFTGDVLAVVLTKGAKGADLYVQNEKYSSPGYSVIVEDTTGAGDAFTGAFLYQLLKLDAGQGNLEAILKEHHQELLAFSNASGALVTTGKGAISALPTKDEVLELMK
- a CDS encoding DUF6366 family protein, yielding MSKNNKPEDQRDRLQLKDQKEHAGSNVNDSTNRAQSGMPDTRGMGLKEIGGVILLLVILVIAYGLYQMFFG